In one Dreissena polymorpha isolate Duluth1 chromosome 7, UMN_Dpol_1.0, whole genome shotgun sequence genomic region, the following are encoded:
- the LOC127837700 gene encoding uncharacterized protein LOC127837700 isoform X2: MPPPDMDVIKEVPGYKVILKAVLKSQIQQLVEQLAEHTDEESVILTASVADGTLSHLGSESGKSYLDDHEDVKSSFLGFCLKKHHMKQLMEKDRQQQQQLAALQASAQLSQLPPHLSMIPGRDRRMYPGHMGSPRHASVRAGVRHEPYTTTRPRHSSPRHNSPRHSSPRQSSQTAGQAVVKSEPVDIVNNDSSNGATKDNDSQETSVKSLKDHDENSPSVTDEQGRENNSDNSNDQESSRTSGEIRDKDPNVSVKLEEDGESNSELEITGVEPGQVPAGSQDSWDPNVSMGMAFDTSGLGDTTTNLSADQSFTWMSETGYESTCFETLDPNQLDLLLQKFYAALQTKDGSDYSKAALTGIRAGLQRYLTCPPLARKLNLMRDTEFLPSNQVLMGLIKLLKKEGKNVQMRKEPISDEDLTRLYESGVFSNDTPCTLQNKVLYDIMCYFGIKSHEPLQELRKDSFIIVKNQKGQQYVRITAQELDRLHLKKGKELRMYETGDAFCPVESFQKYLSKLHPQATNFLQRPIHKFAPGKQVWYDPKHLGINCLGGFMSRLSREAGLSQSYSNYCVRALGEEI; encoded by the exons ATGCCACCTCCAGACATGGATGTGATCAAGGAGGTACCTGGATACAAGGTCATACTGAAGGCAGTCCTCAAGAGTCAGATACAACAACTG GTGGAGCAGCTTGCTGAGCACACAGATGAGGAGTCGGTCATTCTCACGGCCAGTGTTGCAGACGGCACTCTCAGCCATCTTGGATCCGAGTCAGGAAAGTCGTACCTCGACGATCATGAGGATGTCAAGTCCTCATTCCTCGGATTCTGTCTCAAAA AGCATCACATGAAGCAGCTGATGGAGAAGGACcgacaacagcagcaacaactggCTGCCCTGCAGGCCTCCGCCCAACTGTCCCAGCTACCCCCTCACCTCTCAATGATCCCAGGCAGGGACCGCCGGATGTATCCGGGACACATGGGGAGCCCACGGCATGCCAGCGTAAGGGCCGGCGTGAGGCATGAACCATATACGACGACACGACCTCGGCACTCCAGCCCTAGACACAACAGCCCACGACACTCCAGCCCTAGACAGAGCAGTCAGACTGCGGGCCAGGCGGTCGTGAAATCAGAACCAGTGGACATTGTTAACAATGATTCGAGTAATGGTGCTACTAAAGACAATGATTCACAAGAAACGTCAGTGAAAAGCTTAAAAGACCATGATGAAAACTCACCATCTGTGACTGATGAACAAGGTCGGGAAAATAATTCAGATAATTCAAACGACCAAGAAAGCTCTCGGACTAGTGGGGAAATACGAGACAAAGACCCCAATGTCAGTGTTAAGCTTGAAGAAGATGGTGAATCAAACTCTGAACTGGAAATAACTGGAGTGGAACCGGGTCAGGTACCGGCTGGTTCCCAAGACTCCTGGGATCCCAACGTTTCCATGGGTATGGCCTTCGACACAAGTGGCCTGGGGGATACGACGACCAACCTGAGCGCCGACCAGAGCTTCA CCTGGATGTCAGAGACAGGGTACGAGAGCACCTGCTTCGAGACTCTGGACCCCAATCAGCTAGATCTGCTGCTCCAAAAGTTCTACGCCGCCCTGCAGACCAAGGACGGTAGTGACTACAGCAAGGCCGCCCTGACCGGGATACGGGCTGGCCTGCAGCGATATCTCACCTGCCCCCCACTTGCACGCAAACTGAACCTCATGAGGGACACAGAGTTCCTGCCCTCAAACCAGGTCCTCATGGGCCTGATTAAACTGTTGAAGAAGGAAGGCAAGAATGTTCAAATGAGGAAGGAACCGATTTCTGACGAGGACTTGACGCGGTTGTATGAAAGTGGAGTGTTCTCTAATGATACTCCATGTACCTTGCAGAATAAGGTGCTATACGACATTATGTGCTACTTTGGGATTAAAAGTCATGAGCCGCTGCAAGAGTTGAGGAAAGACTCTTTCATCATCGTGAAGAATCAGAAAGGCCAGCAGTATGTACGCATCACTGCACAGGAGCTGGATAGGCTTCATCTGAAGAAGGGGAAGGAACTGCGTATGTATGAGACGGGAGATGCGTTCTGTCCCGTTGAGTCGTTCCAGAAGTACCTGTCCAAGCTGCATCCCCAGGCAACCAACTTCCTCCAGAGGCCCATACATAAGTTTGCGCCTGGGAAGCAGGTCTGGTATGATCCCAAGCACTTGGGCATCAACTGTCTGGGGGGCTTTATGTCACGACTGTCACGGGAGGCTGGCCTGAGTCAGAGCTACAGCAATTATTGTGTGCGGGCACTGGGAGAGGAAATATGA
- the LOC127837700 gene encoding uncharacterized protein LOC127837700 isoform X1, whose amino-acid sequence MPPPDMDVIKEVPGYKVILKAVLKSQIQQLVEQLAEHTDEESVILTASVADGTLSHLGSESGKSYLDDHEDVKSSFLGFCLKKHHMKQLMEKDRQQQQQLAALQASAQLSQLPPHLSMIPGRDRRMYPGHMGSPRHASVRAGVRHEPYTTTRPRHSSPRHNSPRHSSPRQSSQTAGQAVVKSEPVDIVNNDSSNGATKDNDSQETSVKSLKDHDENSPSVTDEQGRENNSDNSNDQESSRTSGEIRDKDPNVSVKLEEDGESNSELEITGVEPGQVPAGSQDSWDPNVSMGMAFDTSGLGDTTTNLSADQSFITGAENTSAEECTATSSFFGVDSYPSPSDTTCDLSGDPGGMDCEPPRRRFKAVSDRSLEQLKLPNTGKTTDRQTKWAVRLLKAWMSETGYESTCFETLDPNQLDLLLQKFYAALQTKDGSDYSKAALTGIRAGLQRYLTCPPLARKLNLMRDTEFLPSNQVLMGLIKLLKKEGKNVQMRKEPISDEDLTRLYESGVFSNDTPCTLQNKVLYDIMCYFGIKSHEPLQELRKDSFIIVKNQKGQQYVRITAQELDRLHLKKGKELRMYETGDAFCPVESFQKYLSKLHPQATNFLQRPIHKFAPGKQVWYDPKHLGINCLGGFMSRLSREAGLSQSYSNYCVRALGEEI is encoded by the exons ATGCCACCTCCAGACATGGATGTGATCAAGGAGGTACCTGGATACAAGGTCATACTGAAGGCAGTCCTCAAGAGTCAGATACAACAACTG GTGGAGCAGCTTGCTGAGCACACAGATGAGGAGTCGGTCATTCTCACGGCCAGTGTTGCAGACGGCACTCTCAGCCATCTTGGATCCGAGTCAGGAAAGTCGTACCTCGACGATCATGAGGATGTCAAGTCCTCATTCCTCGGATTCTGTCTCAAAA AGCATCACATGAAGCAGCTGATGGAGAAGGACcgacaacagcagcaacaactggCTGCCCTGCAGGCCTCCGCCCAACTGTCCCAGCTACCCCCTCACCTCTCAATGATCCCAGGCAGGGACCGCCGGATGTATCCGGGACACATGGGGAGCCCACGGCATGCCAGCGTAAGGGCCGGCGTGAGGCATGAACCATATACGACGACACGACCTCGGCACTCCAGCCCTAGACACAACAGCCCACGACACTCCAGCCCTAGACAGAGCAGTCAGACTGCGGGCCAGGCGGTCGTGAAATCAGAACCAGTGGACATTGTTAACAATGATTCGAGTAATGGTGCTACTAAAGACAATGATTCACAAGAAACGTCAGTGAAAAGCTTAAAAGACCATGATGAAAACTCACCATCTGTGACTGATGAACAAGGTCGGGAAAATAATTCAGATAATTCAAACGACCAAGAAAGCTCTCGGACTAGTGGGGAAATACGAGACAAAGACCCCAATGTCAGTGTTAAGCTTGAAGAAGATGGTGAATCAAACTCTGAACTGGAAATAACTGGAGTGGAACCGGGTCAGGTACCGGCTGGTTCCCAAGACTCCTGGGATCCCAACGTTTCCATGGGTATGGCCTTCGACACAAGTGGCCTGGGGGATACGACGACCAACCTGAGCGCCGACCAGAGCTTCA TCACTGGAGCAGAAAACACCTCGGCAGAGGAATGTACTGCAACATCATCCTTCTTCGGGGTGGATAGTTACCCGTCGCCCTCGGATACGACCTGTGACCTCTCCGGTGACCCCGGTGGCATGGACTGTGAGCCCCCCAGGCGGCGATTCAAGGCCGTGTCAGACCGCTCCTTGGAACAGCTGAAGCTGCCCAACACGGGCAAGACTACCGACCGGCAGACCAAGTGGGCTGTACGACTGCTCAAAG CCTGGATGTCAGAGACAGGGTACGAGAGCACCTGCTTCGAGACTCTGGACCCCAATCAGCTAGATCTGCTGCTCCAAAAGTTCTACGCCGCCCTGCAGACCAAGGACGGTAGTGACTACAGCAAGGCCGCCCTGACCGGGATACGGGCTGGCCTGCAGCGATATCTCACCTGCCCCCCACTTGCACGCAAACTGAACCTCATGAGGGACACAGAGTTCCTGCCCTCAAACCAGGTCCTCATGGGCCTGATTAAACTGTTGAAGAAGGAAGGCAAGAATGTTCAAATGAGGAAGGAACCGATTTCTGACGAGGACTTGACGCGGTTGTATGAAAGTGGAGTGTTCTCTAATGATACTCCATGTACCTTGCAGAATAAGGTGCTATACGACATTATGTGCTACTTTGGGATTAAAAGTCATGAGCCGCTGCAAGAGTTGAGGAAAGACTCTTTCATCATCGTGAAGAATCAGAAAGGCCAGCAGTATGTACGCATCACTGCACAGGAGCTGGATAGGCTTCATCTGAAGAAGGGGAAGGAACTGCGTATGTATGAGACGGGAGATGCGTTCTGTCCCGTTGAGTCGTTCCAGAAGTACCTGTCCAAGCTGCATCCCCAGGCAACCAACTTCCTCCAGAGGCCCATACATAAGTTTGCGCCTGGGAAGCAGGTCTGGTATGATCCCAAGCACTTGGGCATCAACTGTCTGGGGGGCTTTATGTCACGACTGTCACGGGAGGCTGGCCTGAGTCAGAGCTACAGCAATTATTGTGTGCGGGCACTGGGAGAGGAAATATGA